One window of Epinephelus fuscoguttatus linkage group LG9, E.fuscoguttatus.final_Chr_v1 genomic DNA carries:
- the si:ch211-153b23.5 gene encoding glutamine amidotransferase-like class 1 domain-containing protein 3, mitochondrial: MAKRVAVILSGCGVYDGTEIHEASAVLVHLSRAGAKVQMFAPNTDQMHVVNHCDGKPTEEKRNTLQESARIARGEVTDLDKLDVSAFDAAIIPGGFGVAKNLSDWAVKNKGCTIQPHVEKLIKAFHKAGKPLGMCCIAPVLAAKILPGCELTVGQDKECEKWPYAQTAGAMKEMGCKHVNTDVEKAHVDIKNKLVTTCAFMCNAPIHTIFDGIGVMVNETLKLA, translated from the exons ATGGCAAAGAGGGTTGCAGTTATTCTTTCAGGCTGTGGAGTCTATGATGGCACAGAGATCCATGAGGCCTCGGCTGTCCTTGTCCATCTGAGTCGGGCTGGAGCAAAA GTGCAGATGTTTGCCCCCAATACAGATCAGATGCATGTTGTGAATCACTGTGATGGGAAGCCtacagaggagaagagaaacaCCCTGCAGGAAAGTGCCCGCATCGCCAGGGGTGAAGTGACTGATCTGGACAAGCTAGATGTTTCAGCATTTGACGCCGCCATCATTCCAG GGGGCTTTGGTGTGGCTAAAAACTTGAGTGACTGGGCAGTGAAGAATAAGGGCTGCACCATCCAGCCACATGTGGAGAAGCTCATCAAGGCTTTCCACAAAGCTGGAAAGCCGCTGGGCATGTGTTGCATCGCCCCTGTCCTCGCTGCCAAAATCCTGCCCGGCTGTGAACTCACTGTGGGACAGGACAAAGAGTGTGAAAA GTGGCCGTACGCTCAGACAGCGGGCGCCATGAAGGAGATGGGCTGCAAGCATGTCAACACTGATGTGGAGAAAGCACATGTTGACATCAAAAACAAGCTGGTGACCACCTGTGCATTCATGTGCAATGCTCCCATTCATACTATCTTTGATGGAATAGGAGTCATGGTTAATGAGACACTGAAACTGGCTTAA